One genomic region from Thunnus maccoyii chromosome 16, fThuMac1.1, whole genome shotgun sequence encodes:
- the syt14a gene encoding synaptotagmin-14 isoform X2, with amino-acid sequence MYSKPCTANCIQRMRRTPPLDELQPPPYQDENGSPRMSCTLSDLGDAKCDLSHTSGSPHLSFGKCPSEGSDGHETESYLNKGYEEDVPSDSTAVLSPEDMSARGSAALLPKGYEPDPVAKYGTLDVVFDYDSEEQQLAMTIMAVTDLPAVKRTGNISWQVHLVLLPTKKQRAKTGIQRGPCPIFTETFRFSHVESEMISNYAIRFRLYSMRRMKKEKVLGEKVFYLTKLNLQGKMSVPVILDPCCALPGGESQVSLSDMTCSESASSFQSVSQTSTPEILVGLVYNATTGRLSVEIIKGIHFKNLAANKPPNTYVKLTLLNSMGHEMSKCKTSICRGQPNPTYKETFVFQVALFQLSDVTLILSVYNKRSMKRKEMIGWISLGLNSSGEEELTHWTQMKESKGQQVCHWHSLLES; translated from the exons ATGTATTCAAAGCCATGTACAG CCAACTGCATCCAGAGGATGAGACGAACACCGCCACTGGATGAGCTTCAACCGCCACCCTATCAGGATGAGAATGGCTCTCCACGGATGTCCTGCACACTGTCAGACCTCGGTGACGCCAAGTGTGACCTATCACATACTAGCGGCAGTCCTCACCTTTCCTTTGGCAAATGCCCCAGTGAGGGCAGTGACGGCCATGAGACAGAGAGTTACCTCAACAAGGGATACGAAGAGGATGTGCCCAGCGACAGCACCGCTGTCCTCAGCCCAGAG GACATGTCAGCCCGTGGATCCGCAGCACTGCTCCCTAAAGGTTATGAACCAGATCCAGTTGCAAAATACGGCACTCTGGATGTGGTGTTTGACTATGACtcagaggagcagcagctggCGATGACCATCATGGCAGTAACAGACCTTCCCGCTGTAAAACGCACTGGCAACATCTCCTGGCAGGTCCACCTGGTACTGCTGCCCACCAAGAAACAGAGGGCGAAGACAGGAATCCAGAGAGGCCCCTGCCCCATCTTCACGGAGACCTTCCGCTTTAGCCATGTGGAGTCAGAGATGATCAGCAACTATGCTATCCGATTCCGCCTTTACAGCATGCGAAGGATGAAGAAGGAGAAGGTGCTCGGGGAAAAGGTGTTCTACCTCACCAAGCTCAACCTTCAGGGCAAAATGTCTGTGCCGGTCATATTAGACCCATGCTGTGCACTCCCG GGTGGTGAATCCCAGGTCAGCCTCTCAGATATGACATGCAGTGAAAGCGCCTCATCAttccagtcagtcagtcagacttCCACACCAGAGATCCTCGTGGGCCTGGTGTACAACGCCACAACAGGACGTCTCTCTGTGGAGATCATCAAAGGCATCCATTTCAAAAACCTGGCTGCCAACAAGCCACCCA ATACATATGTTAAGCTGACCTTACTGAACTCCATGGGCCACGAAATGTCCAAGTGTAAGACATCTATCTGTCGAGGCCAGCCCAACCCAACCTACAAAGAGACGTTTGTTTTCCAGGTAGCTCTTTTCCAGCTATCAGACGTCACGCTCATCCTCTCCGTTTACAACAAGCGCAGCATGAAGCGTAAGGAGATGATTGGCTGGATTTCTCTCGGCCTCAACagttctggagaggaggagctCACCCACTGGACTCAGATGAAAGAGTCTAAAGGACAGCAGGTTTGCCACTGGCACAGTCTGTTGGAGTCTTAA
- the syt14a gene encoding synaptotagmin-14 isoform X3 has protein sequence MRRTPPLDELQPPPYQDENGSPRMSCTLSDLGDAKCDLSHTSGSPHLSFGKCPSEGSDGHETESYLNKGYEEDVPSDSTAVLSPEDMSARGSAALLPKGYEPDPVAKYGTLDVVFDYDSEEQQLAMTIMAVTDLPAVKRTGNISWQVHLVLLPTKKQRAKTGIQRGPCPIFTETFRFSHVESEMISNYAIRFRLYSMRRMKKEKVLGEKVFYLTKLNLQGKMSVPVILDPCCALPGGESQVSLSDMTCSESASSFQSVSQTSTPEILVGLVYNATTGRLSVEIIKGIHFKNLAANKPPNTYVKLTLLNSMGHEMSKCKTSICRGQPNPTYKETFVFQVALFQLSDVTLILSVYNKRSMKRKEMIGWISLGLNSSGEEELTHWTQMKESKGQQVCHWHSLLES, from the exons ATGAGACGAACACCGCCACTGGATGAGCTTCAACCGCCACCCTATCAGGATGAGAATGGCTCTCCACGGATGTCCTGCACACTGTCAGACCTCGGTGACGCCAAGTGTGACCTATCACATACTAGCGGCAGTCCTCACCTTTCCTTTGGCAAATGCCCCAGTGAGGGCAGTGACGGCCATGAGACAGAGAGTTACCTCAACAAGGGATACGAAGAGGATGTGCCCAGCGACAGCACCGCTGTCCTCAGCCCAGAG GACATGTCAGCCCGTGGATCCGCAGCACTGCTCCCTAAAGGTTATGAACCAGATCCAGTTGCAAAATACGGCACTCTGGATGTGGTGTTTGACTATGACtcagaggagcagcagctggCGATGACCATCATGGCAGTAACAGACCTTCCCGCTGTAAAACGCACTGGCAACATCTCCTGGCAGGTCCACCTGGTACTGCTGCCCACCAAGAAACAGAGGGCGAAGACAGGAATCCAGAGAGGCCCCTGCCCCATCTTCACGGAGACCTTCCGCTTTAGCCATGTGGAGTCAGAGATGATCAGCAACTATGCTATCCGATTCCGCCTTTACAGCATGCGAAGGATGAAGAAGGAGAAGGTGCTCGGGGAAAAGGTGTTCTACCTCACCAAGCTCAACCTTCAGGGCAAAATGTCTGTGCCGGTCATATTAGACCCATGCTGTGCACTCCCG GGTGGTGAATCCCAGGTCAGCCTCTCAGATATGACATGCAGTGAAAGCGCCTCATCAttccagtcagtcagtcagacttCCACACCAGAGATCCTCGTGGGCCTGGTGTACAACGCCACAACAGGACGTCTCTCTGTGGAGATCATCAAAGGCATCCATTTCAAAAACCTGGCTGCCAACAAGCCACCCA ATACATATGTTAAGCTGACCTTACTGAACTCCATGGGCCACGAAATGTCCAAGTGTAAGACATCTATCTGTCGAGGCCAGCCCAACCCAACCTACAAAGAGACGTTTGTTTTCCAGGTAGCTCTTTTCCAGCTATCAGACGTCACGCTCATCCTCTCCGTTTACAACAAGCGCAGCATGAAGCGTAAGGAGATGATTGGCTGGATTTCTCTCGGCCTCAACagttctggagaggaggagctCACCCACTGGACTCAGATGAAAGAGTCTAAAGGACAGCAGGTTTGCCACTGGCACAGTCTGTTGGAGTCTTAA